In the Enterococcus rotai genome, CACTGGTATATGCGTGGCCCAGAATTCTTGACATTGCACCCTAAAATGGATGAATACATGGACCAAATCAATGACCAATTAGATGTTGTTTCTGAACGTTTGATTACATTAGATGGAGCTCCGTATTCAACTTTACAAGAATTTGCAGATCATACTGGTATTGCAGATGAAATCGGTACTTATGAACGCACAATTCCTGAGCGTATGGAAAAATTAGTTGAAGGTTATCGCTATTTAGCTGACTTATACCAAAAAGGAATCGATGTTTCCGGCGAAGAAGGCGACGATTCTACACAAGATATCTTTATCGCAAACAAAACTGATATTGAGAAAAATATCTGGATGTTGCAAGCAAAATTAGGGAAAGCACCTGGTATTGATGCAGATTCACGTACTAAAACTCGTTAATTTAAAACTTGTAAAAGCATATGAAAGATAGTTAGTTATCTTTCATATGCTTTTTTTAGTTTTCTTCGTTAGCTAGTTTCAGCTTGCTACGCATAATGGCAGCTTGGACTTGTTCAAAGCCGGTTCCACCGTATGAAGTCCGCCGTTCAACAGCTGTTTTTGAGGCTAAAGTTTGGTAGATGTCAGCTTCGATTAAGGGGGTAATCGTTTGGTATTTTTCTAAGGGAACATCTTGTAAGTAGATGCCTTGTTTTGTACATTCTAGGACTAATTTACCAACAATTTCATGTGCTTGCCTAAATGGTAACCCTTTGTTGGCTAGGTAGTCTGCTAATTCTGTAGCATTTGAAAAATCTTTTTCAGTTGCTTTTTCCATGATGTCTGTATTCAGCGTCATTGACTCAACCATACCAGCCATGATCTCTAAACTAGTTAAGATCGTGTGAGACGTATCAAACATCCCCTCTTTGTCTTCTTGTAGGTCTTTGTTGTAAGCTAACGGCAACCCTTTTAAAACGGTTAAGAGGCTGAATAAATTGCCATATACGCGACCAGATTTTCCTCGAATCAATTCTGCCATGTCAGGATTTTTTTTCTGTGGCATAATCGAGCTGCCAGTAGAAAAAGTATCGGTCAATTCGATAAATTGAAATTCGTGACTACACCATAAAATGATTTCTTCGCAAAATCTCGAAAGGTGCATCATTAAAATAGAACTATTGCTAAGAAATTCTAGAATAAAGTCACGGTCGCTCACGCCGTCCAAACTATTGTCATAGATCGAAGCAAAACCTAGTAGTTTAGCGGAATATGCTCGATCGATGGGAAATGTCGTACCCGCGAGTGCTGCACAGCCCAATGGCGAGATGTCGATTCGTTTTAAGCTCTCTGAAAAACGTTCTTGGTCTCGAGTTAGCATTCCATAATAGGCCATCATATGGTGGGCAAACGAAATCGGTTGAGCATGCTGTAAATGTGTATAGCCAGGCATGATCGTTTCAATATTTTCCTCAGCTTTATCTACTAAGACTTGGCGTAGTAAATGGATTTTTACAATGACTTCTTGAACGACTTCTTTTAAGTAAAGATGCATATCGGTTGCCACTTGATCATTTCGGCTGCGTCCTGTATGTAGTTTGCCAGCCACAGGACCAATTTCTTCATGTAAGTGCTTTTCGATATTTAAATGGATATCTTCATTTTCTATGCTGAATTCCAGTTCGCCAGCGTTTAGTTTTTGCTGAAGAGTATTAAGTCCGAAAGTAATCTGCTTGGCTTCATCAGTCGTCAAAATACCTGTTTTAGCTAACATTTTTACATGTGCGAGACTCCCTAAAATATCTTGTTTGGCTAATGTTTGATCGAAAGGGATCGAAGCACCGAATGAATCGATCCAAGCTTCACTTTTTCCTTCAAAACGTCCGCCCCATAATTTTCCCATTATCTGCACCTCTTTATTATGCATTATTATTCATTCTCAAGTTGCTTATTTTTCTTCATGGCCTATTGATTTCCTTATTTCCATCCGCAGGTAGAAAAGAAATTCTCCTAGAACAAGCCACTCGTTGAAGGTGAAACAATCGGATAACCTTATTTACAACGAATGTAAAAGCTATCTCACGTATAGAATCACTCTAATTTTGCTTGTTTAATGATGCTTGAACTTCCGCATTGACTTTAGTTGGTAGGCCCCAAAGTTTGATAAAGCCAACAGCTGCTGCTTGATCAAAAGTATCAGCAGATGTATAAGTTGCTAGATTTTCGTTGTAGAGACTATTTTCTGATTTACGACCTTCAACAATTGCATGCCCTTTGAACAATTTTACTCGAACTACGCCATTTACGTATTTTTGAGTAGACTTTAAAAAAGCGATCAAGGCATCGGTTAACGGATTGAACCACAATCCATCGTAAATGATTTGTGATAATTGATTTTCGATGATTGGTTTAAAATGAGCCATTTCACGGACAAAGGTCAAATCTTCCAGCTCTTTATGAGCGGTCATTAGAGTGATCGCTGCTGGACATTCATAAACTTCACGTGATTTGATTCCCACTAAGCGGTTTTCCACATGATCGATTCGCCCAATGCCATGTTTACCAGCTAAGTCATTTAAATCGAGGATCAACTCAGATAACAGCATGGTTTTGCCATTGATAGCTGTCGGAACGCCCTCAACAAAAGTTAGCTCGATGACATCTGCTTCATCAGGTGCATTCTCCAAACTGGCGGTTAGTTCGTAGGCGCCTTCAGGAGGTGTAGCCCAGGGATCTTCTAAAATGCCACATTCATTAGCTCGGCCCCAAAGGTTTTGGTCAACTGAATAAGGATTGTCCAAATCAGCTGGGACGGGAACCCCTTTTTCTTTAGCGTAATTGATTTCTTCTTCACGAGACCATTTCCATTCACGAACAGGTGCAATAACACTGATTTCGGGTGCAAGGGCATTGATCGCAACCTCAAATCGAACTTGATCATTCCCTTTTCCTGTACAACCGTGGGCAATTGTTGTTGCCCCTGTTTCGTGAGCTAATTCGACTAATTTTTTAGCAATCAAAGGACGAGATAACGCAGAAACTAGAGGGTAAGATTGCTCATAAAAAGTATGGCCTTGTAAAGCAATCAAAGCAAATTCTTGGGCGAACTCTTCTTTGGCATCAATAGTATAAGAAGCAGATGCCCCCACTTCTAACGCCTTATTCTTGATAAAATCTAAATCTTTCTTTTCACCAACATCTAAACAGCAAGCGATCACATCATAGCCTTCATCCACTAACCATTTAACAGCAACAGAGGTATCTAGTCCTCCAGAATAGGCTAAAACAACTTTTTCTTTCATGAGTAACACTCCTTATTTTCTAATTGTCTTTTTTGATTGTTCTCATCATATCACTTGAAAATGCAAAAATCAACACTTTTTATAAATAAATATACATAAAAATAAATATTTTAGGAATAATATACATTTTTGCTTTTGGAAGGCGCGTAATATACATTACGCATATTTAGGTGTTTTCCATTTTGAAATTAGAAGTAAAATTTTTTAATCTTAAAAAAATTAGAAGAAAAATAGTGGAAAACCTCAGAAATTCATTGACTTTACTAGTGATAGAAGGTATCATATTAAATGGTATTGTTTGCCCCACAATGAGCCCCGGAAACTCAAGTGAATGTCAAACATCGAATAGAAAATTGGAGGAAAGAATTGTGCGTACAACATATATGGCCAAATCTGGCGAAGTAGAACGTAAATGGTATGTAGTAGATGCAACAGATATCCCAATGGGACGTCTTTCAACTGTAGTTGCTTCTATCTTACGTGGAAAAAATAAACCAACATTCACACCACATGTGGATACTGGAGATTTCGTAATTGTAATTAATGCTGATAAAATCAAATTAACTGGTAACAAAGCAAGTGATAAAATTTACTACCGTCACAGCCAATACCCAGGTGGGTTGAAATCTGTTACTGCTGGTGAATTACGCGATAAAAACTCTCGTCGTTTAATCGAAACTTCTGTAAAAGGTATGCTTCCTAAAAACACTTTAGGCCGTAAACAATTTACTAAGTTAAACGTATACGGTGGAGCTGAGCATCCACATGCTGCACAACAACCAGAAGTATTAGATATTACTAACCTAATTTAAGGAGGGAAATTCATTGGCTCAAGTACAATATAGCGGCACTGGCCGTCGTAAAAAATCTGTAGCTCGCGTACGTTTAGTACCAGGTACTGGTAAAATTACTGTAAACAAAAAAGATGTTGAAGAATATATTCCACACGCTGACTTGCGTGAAGTTATCAACCAACCATTTGGCGTAACTGAAACTAAAGGCGCTTATGATGTAATGGTAAACGTTAACGGTGGAGGCTACTCTGGTCAATCAGGTGCGATCCGTCACGGTATCGCTCGTGCATTATTAGAAGTAGATCCTGACTTCCGCGGAGCTTTAAAACGCGCTGGTCTTCTTACACGTGATGCCCGTATGGTAGAACGTAAAAAACCAGGTCTTAAGAAAGCTCGTAAAGCTTCACAATTCTCAAAACGTTAATTATTGGAGTCGTTGCGAATTTATTCGCTTACGAATGCAATATGGGACGGAGATTTCGCAAGAAATCGAGTACCATTCAATTACAATGTTTCAAGACACTTTCCAAATTTTTGGAAAGTGTCTTTTTTGATTGGGTTAAGAGTTTGGTTTGTCTGTCTATATTCTTCCAAGCATTTAATTGTGTCAATTTTTTGTTTGTTTATTTGTATGTCCGTAAACTTTCTAATCCTATTAGAAGTTTCTGCATGATCGGAAAGAAATTTAATAATTAGACAATTAATTCCTTGATTTAGTAAATCTGAAACAAATGTTTGTTGTAAGCTTTGGGAACGGATGTGAGGAACTCTCTATTTTTTTATTAATTTCAAAGGTTCTTGAACGATTTTTATAGAGTAACATTTTTTCGCTGTTTCTATTCTCGATCTTTTTTATTTTTTAGTCAGGTATATTTTTTTATTTGTCGGGTTTACTAACTATTCAAGGATGTTATAATTATTATGACTGTTTAATTGTTAACGGTAATAATTAATAGGAGTGTGAAAAAATAGGAGAAACGGTCAGTACAGATGGAAATGCAGTTGCTAAATTTGCTGCGGATATTTTAGTTGCAAAGGGAAGTATTGATTTTAAGCCAACAAATAGCATTAATACGTCTACAAGTCCAGCAACAAATGAGTTGAAAACTTTAATAACTAGTTTTCAACAAACAATTGATACTTATAAAACCTGTTTAACCACAGAGGTAAGAAATGTACAAGCCGTACATAATGCAATTGAAGAAGCAGATAAAAAAATAAAAGATAGCATATCAACAACGATGCAAGCATGAGGTGGAATAGATGGATAAAAATTTATTTAGCTTGCGTATGAAGGTAGAGGAAGCAGAAGAAGATTTCAACAGTTTGAAAAAGAAAACTGGAGAGATTCCATTTGCTTATGAAGAGTGTCAAAAAGCGATCAATCGACAAAAAGAGATATGGGAACGTGTCCTACATTATTCTAAAGGGACAGATTCAGAAAGACAAGTCTATCAAAAATTAGATGAACTGGAAGAAAAGCAAAGGGAACT is a window encoding:
- a CDS encoding TIGR04197 family type VII secretion effector, which codes for MLVAKGSIDFKPTNSINTSTSPATNELKTLITSFQQTIDTYKTCLTTEVRNVQAVHNAIEEADKKIKDSISTTMQA
- the argH gene encoding argininosuccinate lyase yields the protein MGKLWGGRFEGKSEAWIDSFGASIPFDQTLAKQDILGSLAHVKMLAKTGILTTDEAKQITFGLNTLQQKLNAGELEFSIENEDIHLNIEKHLHEEIGPVAGKLHTGRSRNDQVATDMHLYLKEVVQEVIVKIHLLRQVLVDKAEENIETIMPGYTHLQHAQPISFAHHMMAYYGMLTRDQERFSESLKRIDISPLGCAALAGTTFPIDRAYSAKLLGFASIYDNSLDGVSDRDFILEFLSNSSILMMHLSRFCEEIILWCSHEFQFIELTDTFSTGSSIMPQKKNPDMAELIRGKSGRVYGNLFSLLTVLKGLPLAYNKDLQEDKEGMFDTSHTILTSLEIMAGMVESMTLNTDIMEKATEKDFSNATELADYLANKGLPFRQAHEIVGKLVLECTKQGIYLQDVPLEKYQTITPLIEADIYQTLASKTAVERRTSYGGTGFEQVQAAIMRSKLKLANEEN
- the rplM gene encoding 50S ribosomal protein L13, with protein sequence MVRTTYMAKSGEVERKWYVVDATDIPMGRLSTVVASILRGKNKPTFTPHVDTGDFVIVINADKIKLTGNKASDKIYYRHSQYPGGLKSVTAGELRDKNSRRLIETSVKGMLPKNTLGRKQFTKLNVYGGAEHPHAAQQPEVLDITNLI
- a CDS encoding argininosuccinate synthase produces the protein MKEKVVLAYSGGLDTSVAVKWLVDEGYDVIACCLDVGEKKDLDFIKNKALEVGASASYTIDAKEEFAQEFALIALQGHTFYEQSYPLVSALSRPLIAKKLVELAHETGATTIAHGCTGKGNDQVRFEVAINALAPEISVIAPVREWKWSREEEINYAKEKGVPVPADLDNPYSVDQNLWGRANECGILEDPWATPPEGAYELTASLENAPDEADVIELTFVEGVPTAINGKTMLLSELILDLNDLAGKHGIGRIDHVENRLVGIKSREVYECPAAITLMTAHKELEDLTFVREMAHFKPIIENQLSQIIYDGLWFNPLTDALIAFLKSTQKYVNGVVRVKLFKGHAIVEGRKSENSLYNENLATYTSADTFDQAAAVGFIKLWGLPTKVNAEVQASLNKQN
- a CDS encoding Dps family protein — encoded protein: MKFEQTKEVLNQLVADLSQFSVVIHQTHWYMRGPEFLTLHPKMDEYMDQINDQLDVVSERLITLDGAPYSTLQEFADHTGIADEIGTYERTIPERMEKLVEGYRYLADLYQKGIDVSGEEGDDSTQDIFIANKTDIEKNIWMLQAKLGKAPGIDADSRTKTR
- the rpsI gene encoding 30S ribosomal protein S9 produces the protein MAQVQYSGTGRRKKSVARVRLVPGTGKITVNKKDVEEYIPHADLREVINQPFGVTETKGAYDVMVNVNGGGYSGQSGAIRHGIARALLEVDPDFRGALKRAGLLTRDARMVERKKPGLKKARKASQFSKR